Proteins encoded by one window of Arachis hypogaea cultivar Tifrunner chromosome 1, arahy.Tifrunner.gnm2.J5K5, whole genome shotgun sequence:
- the LOC112705190 gene encoding BI1-like protein: protein MRGEQEMHGYTAVSTGKREDYDVESGETLYPGLSVGENQLRWGFIRKVYGILSAQIVLTTIVSSITVFYTPISALLRGSPGLLFFVIFLPFIFLFPLLKYQQKHPHNYVLLGLFTASISLTVGVTCANTDGKIVLEALILTSAVVSSLTGYAFWASKKGKDFSYLGPFLFTCLFTLFLVGMMQMFFPLGSTANAIYGGVGAIIFSGFVVYDTENLIKRFTYDEYIGASVTLYLDILNLFLAILRVLRQGNN, encoded by the exons ATGCGTGGTGAGCAAGAGATGCACGGTTACACGGCGGTGAGCACCGGCAAGCGGGAGGATTACGACGTCGAGTCAGGGGAGACTCTCTACCCAGGTCTCAGTGTCGGCGAGAACCAGCTCCGCTGGGGATTCATCCGCAAGGTCTACGGGATCCTCTCCGCGCAGATCGTGCTCACCACCATCGTATCCTCCATCACCGTCTTCTACACTCCCATCAGTGCTCTCCTTAGGGGCAGTCCTGGCCTCCTCTTCTTCGTCATCTTCCTCCCCTTCATAT TCTTGTTCCCTCTACTCAAGTACCAGCAGAAGCATCCCCACAACTACGTCTTGCTTGGGCTTTTCACCGCTTCAATAAGTCTAACTGTTGGAGTTACTTGTGCCAACACAGATG GAAAAATTGTCCTTGAAGCTTTGATTTTGACCTCAGCAGTGGTTTCCTCTCTAACTGGCTATGCCTTCTGGGCATCCAAGAAGGGCAAGGATTTCAGTTACCTTGGTCCATTTTTGTTCACCTGCCTCTTCACTCTGTTCCTGGTTGGCATGATGCAG ATGTTCTTCCCCCTAGGCTCAACAGCAAATGCTATCTATGGTGGAGTTGGTGCCATTATTTTCTCTGGTTTTGTTGTCTATGACACTGAAAATCTGATCAAGCGATTTACCTATGATGAGTACATTGGAGCCTCGGTCACTCTTTATCTTGATATACTGAACCTGTTCCTGGCCATCTTGAGGGTGCTGAGACAAggaaataactaa
- the LOC112705207 gene encoding F-box/kelch-repeat protein At3g23880: MSHSPNQVSLPPLPFIPDELIEEILSRLPVRSLLQFRCVCKSWMSLISDPYFVKKHLQLSAQSTNLTRHRIILTDTTAEFHLKSCPLTSLFHNPSTICEDLNYPVKNKFRHDGIVGSCNGLLCFAVKGDSVLLWNPSTRVSKKSPPLCNNWRPGCFTNFGLGYDQKNDDYKVVAVFCDPNVFFAETNVKVYSMASKSWRKIQDFPHGVTPYQNSGKFVSGTLNWDANYAVGNSNSSLWIIVSLDLHKETYNEILPPHYEKEECSTPSLGTLKGCLCMNYDYKKSYFVLWLMKDYGVRESWIKMVTIPYLPNPEDFSYSGPYCISDNGEVLLMFEFDLILYDPRDQSFKYPKVHSGKSWFDAEVYAETLLSPIKH; this comes from the coding sequence ATGTCTCATTCACCTAATCAAGTTTCACTGCCACCACTACCTTTCATCCCTGATGAACTCATTGAAGAGATTCTCTCGAGGCTCCCTGTGAGGTCTCTTCTACAATTCAGGTGCGTATGCAAGTCATGGATGTCACTCATTTCTGACCCTTACTTCGTAAAAAAGCACCTTCAATTGTCAGCACAGAGCACCAACCTCACGCGCCATAGGATCATACTCACTGACACAACCGCAGAGTTCCACCTCAAGTCTTGCCCTTTGACTTCTCTGTTCCATAACCCATCAACCATATGTGAGGACCTTAACTACCCAGTTAAGAACAAGTTCCGCCATGACGGAATCGTTGGTTCCTGCAATGGCTTGCTATGTTTTGCAGTTAAAGGAGACTCTGTTCTTCTCTGGAACCCTTCAACTAGAGTCTCCAAGAAGTCACCACCTTTGTGTAATAACTGGAGGCCAGGGTGTTTTACCAATTTTGGCCTTGGTTATGATCAAAAGAACGATGACTACAAGGTGGTGGCTGTGTTTTGTGACCCTAATGTGTTCTTCGCTGAAACTAATGTGAAGGTATATAGCATGGCCTCAAAATCTTGGAGAAAGATTCAAGACTTCCCTCATGGTGTTACCCCCTATCAAAACTCGGGAAAATTCGTGAGTGGCACTCTCAACTGGGACGCCAATTATGCTGTTGGTAATTCAAATTCTTCTTTGTGGATCATTGTTTCATTGGATCTACACAAGGAAACATACAACGAGATTCTGCCACCTCATTATGAGAAGGAAGAATGTTCCACACCTAGTTTGGGTACGTTAAAGGGATGTCTGTGCATGAATTATGACTACAAAAAAAGCTATTTTGTGTTGTGGCTGATGAAGGACTATGGAGTAAGAGAGTCTTGGATAAAAATGGTGACTATTCCTTATTTGCCTAATCCTGAAGATTTTTCATATTCTGGGCCATACTGCATTTCTGATAATGGTGAAGTCTTGTTaatgtttgagtttgatttaattttgtaTGACCCAAGAGACCAATCATTTAAGTATCCAAAAGTTCACAGTGGGAAGAGTTGGTTTGATGCAGAGGTATATGCTGAAACGCTGCTATCACCAATCAAGCATTGA